GAAATTTTATTAAAGGTAATGATCGGTATCCTAGCATCTGCACTAGACTGAAAAAACGTTTCTAGGATATGCGTAGGTACATCAACGCTTTCACCAACAGAAGGGTTAAGATGCATCAAAATTCCTGGTGCAGCATTGATTTCTAAAATGGCAAAGTTGCTAGATTTCCAAGATTCTGATAAATCTTCGGCTATGACATCAATGCCAAGACAAGTCAGTTGGAAATGCTGGGCAACGTCTTGTGCCAAGATAATATTGTCATCGTGAACTGTGTGGGTGGCATTGATGCTCATACCCCCAGCTGAAAGATTGGCAACTTTACGTAAATAAACAGTACGCCCTTTCTCAATCACGCTGTCCAATGACAAACGCTGTTCATCTAAATACAGTTCCATCGCTTCATCAACCTGAATCTTACTCATGGGCGAGGTTGGTGAGTCTAAACGTTCAGGTTTTCGGTTCTCTTTACGAATTAATTCTCCAATTGTTAAGTAGCCATCACCAACAATTGATGCAGGACGACGTTCTGTGGCGGCGACGAATCTGCCATTAACACACAACAAGCGAAAATCTTTTCCTTTGATACTTTTCTCAACAATTATCCGCGTTGGCTGGTCTTCAGGAATCGCTGCAAATGCCCTACTATAAGCAGATTCTAGTTCTTTGGAGTCTTGCACGTCAGCGGTGACACCAATTCCTTTATGACCTACCACAGGCTTAACCGCCACCGGATAGCCAATTTCTCTGGCTACCGCTAAGGCTTCATTTTCGGAAACGACGATTTCACCCTTTGGTACTGGGAAACCCAAGGTGTTGAGAAATGCTTTGCAGTCATCCTTACGAGTTGTGAAATCCGAATCTAAATGGCTATCACAATTAAATGTTGTTGCTACACCGCGAATCTGTTTTCTTCCCAGTCCATATTGCATTAATCCTTCTTCCCACAAATAAAACGAGGGAATACCTTTTTGGTAGGCTGTTCGCAATAGAGCGTATACTGTAGGGCCACCATACACAGATTGGCGGAATCTGTTTTGCAACTTCACCAGTTCTTCATCAAAGAAGAAGTCTTGGTCTTGAGTAATGGCTTCAAACCAATCCCAAACAAAGTAAAGCACCTCTCTGGTGGTGCGTTCATGTAGTGATTGGATGCCAATCCGTGCATATCTCGTATCTAATTTTAGACTAAAACGATTGAGGTGCAAACCCATGTCCAGCTTTCCCACTTCTCTTAAAACTTGAGCAAACAGATGGGCATAGGATTCATAGGTTTGTTCACTGAGGTGGGGATAGCGATCGCTAATAATTGAAAGATAATCCTCAATCGGCAGAGGCTCTCTATACTCAATTACAGCAAAATCAAATACTAGCGCCCCGGTTTCTAAATACGGGTTAGGGCCAACGTAATGCTTGAAGTTGAAAATATCGAATACATCGCTTCTTCTAGCATTTATACGGGCTAAACTAGCGCTTCTTTCTTGAACCATTGATGATAAACCTTCTGCTAAACACCCCGAAATTATGACTCTAAGTTCTGATTACTTAGACTTCTAGATTGTAGATTAGCTCACATCATTTTAAAGGGACGGATTGGTTTGACATAAATATGGTTGACCCCAGCTTAAACCTACATTGTAGGCATTTTCAACTATCTCAAGGCATAATTTATCCTCATTAGTCAGTAGTAAATCTAGTTTTCTATCTACATAGATATGGGCTATAAAATATATAACCTTTGAAGGGTGTAATTTAATTTTTAAAATTATATATTTTAACGATAGAGATTTGAGGAAACAGCAAAGAATGAATAGCACACAAGCTGCTCTCAGAGATCAAGTTAGACAGCTTGCTGAAGAAGCTTTTCGCTGCAAGCTGATTTCTGGCCATGGTGATGGCCCAGACATCAAAGAGTATCAGATTGTATACCAAGGGAAACCTAGGCATATTCCACTTGACCAAGCACGTCTTTTTCTAAACAACTTGCTTTACAGGAGTGGGAATTTTTAGAAATTGCCCATCAAAGTGAGAATTTTTCCAGATGCAACTACACACAGCTAAAATTCGAGCTAGGTTGAAGTAATTTAGGTAAACCTTTTACCTCTCAAGTGCTTCCAGTACTTGAAAAAACATAACAAAACCCAATTAACACTCTACCCTGAAATAAATTAAGCCTCTAGAATCTATTTCTAGAGGCTGTTGTAGATTATCAGTCAACAAATAAATATATTACTTTTTAACCGGAATTTATCTGGTGTTCTCTACCAAAAGGACGATTTTATAGCTGGAATTGTCATGCTTTATTGATATAACAAAGAATTAATTCTTATTCAGGAGGCATCATGGCAGAAGGTCAAACTAAAAGACAATTGGTAATTATTGGGGGAGCTGAAGATAAAGACGGGGATTCTCAAATTCTGCGGGAGTTTGTTCGCCGTGCTGGAGGTACGAAAGCCAATATTGTGATTTTGACAGCGGCGACAGAATTACCAAGAGAAGTAGGAGAGAATTATATTAGAGTATTTGAGCGCTTAGGAGCCGAAAACGTTCGCATAATTGATACAGAAAGCCGTGAAGATGCATCTTCATCCACAGCTTTAGAAGCGATCGCTAAAGCTACAGGCGTTTTCTTCACCGGAGGCGATCAAGCCCGTATCACCAGCATCCTCAAAGACACAGAGATTGACACAGCTATTCACCAACGTTTTGCTGAAGGTGCAGTGATTGCAGGTACCAGTGCCGGAGCTGCTGTGATGCCAGATAAAATGATTGTAGAAGGCGATTCTGAAACCAATCCCCGAATTGAAATTGTCGAAATGGGGCCTGGAATGGGCTTTTTACCTGGGGTAGTAATTGATCAGCATTTTTCCCAACGTGGTCGCCTGGGACGCTTAATTTCTGCCTTGATCCTCGAACCTGTGGTATTAGGATTTGGCATTGATGAAAATACTGCTATGGTAGTTACCGATGACCAAATTGAAATCATTGGTCAAGGCTGTGTCACAGTTGTGGATGAATCAGAAGCTAACTATAACAATAGTCGAGAAATATTGAAAGATGAGCCGCTGGCCATTTTCGGAGCAAAACTGCACATTTTGCCACATGGCTATAGATTTAATCTCAAAACCCGCCAACCTATTCTCACAGATGGTTCTGTAGTCGAGGAATCTGTACCAGTTGCTTCCGCAATCAACTAATACTAAATGGGAATTGGTAATTAAGAAAGTCAGATATTATCTGAATTTCTAGGAAAAGAATTGCTATAACTTTTAGCAAACACATTTAACTTGAGTAGTAAATCAATATTTTTCAATAGTGATATTTATCTTTTAAATATCACCCAACTACCAAAAATTAAAGTAATCTAGTCCCCCTCCTCCAGAAAGAAAGGGGGATTATTTATTATTACTTGAGCCAGAAGTTTTTCCTACGCTAATCTGAAACAATAACTCTATTGATACCAATGCACTTAATAATTATACTTTCTTCCTGGGCACGCCTAGGGACTTCCAACAAATAAATTATCCAATCTTGTGGGGTGGGCGTCTCGCCCGCCCATAGCCAAGGGCGGACAAGATGTCCACCCCACAAGAAGTAATTGAGTATTTTTTTATTTGTCAGTCTCTTATTGCGTGGCTGTTGGTGAAGCTAGGGAACCCTTGCAATGCAGTGTCTTCCCAGCACACTGGCTCATTGTTGGCGGTTAGTTTAATAAATATTCAGTGTAATACCATTTCCATATGAAGATGCACAGAAAGAACCCCACCGCCTGCGGCACCTCCCCTTACTAAGGGGAGGTTGGGAGGGGTTAAAATAATGTGCAGCTTCACAGAGAATTGGTGCAACTTCATAGAGAATCGGTATCACTACAAAAATATTAATCACGTAAAGGTAGAAAATGGCTGTCTCAATTGAATTTAAATTATTTGCTCCTCGAAATCAAAAATCTAGTTTAATTGGGTCTTTTTCCGATTGGCAACCAATTCCAATGCAAAAAGGTGAAGACGGTTATTTTCGGACTGAAGTCAAATTAGAAGACGGTGTTTATCAATATAAATTTCGTATTCAAACCAAAAGCCCGAATTTTGCACCTAATGAATGGATAGATGTAATTGACCCTTATGCAACAGATGTGAATGAAAAGGGAAAACACGGTATAGTCAGAATTAAAGATGGTGAAAGAATTATTGATACTTATGTTTGGCAACATGACGACAAACCTTTACCGAATAATCATGAATTAGTCATATATGAATTGCACGTTGCAGATTTTACTGCTAATGCAGAAGTTCCAGACAAAAAATGTACATATATAGGGGTAATTGAAAAGTTAGATTATCTTTGTGAATTAGGGATTAATGCAATTGAATTAATGCCAGTCAATGAGTATCCTGGCAATTATAATTGGGGCTATAAAGTGCGGCATTTCTTTGCCACAGAATCTAGTTATGGTTCCACAGAAGATTTAAAACGCTTGATTGACGAGTGTCATAGTAGAGGCATTCGGGTTTTGATGGATGGAATTTACAACCATACAGATGAAGAATGTCCATTAATGCTGATTGACCGGAATTATTGGTACTACGAACACATGCATTATCCTGAAGACCCAGGTAACTACTGGGGGCCAGAGTTTAACTATAACAATTACGATGAAAAGTTAGATGTTAAGCCTGCATGGAAATATGTTGGCGACGTGGTGAAGTTTTGGATTCAAGAATATCACATTGACGGAATTCGCTTTGATGCTGTGCGTCAATTGGCTAACTTTGAATTTCTAGACTGGCTCGCTAAACAAGCACAAAAACATGCTGGAAATAAACCCTTTTACACCATTGCCGAACATATTCCTGATACAAACACTGTAGTTAAACCAGAAGGCCCATTAGATGGTTGTTGGCATGAAAGTTTTCGCTACTTTGTAATTCCCCATATTACCGGGGAGCAATTTGAATTAGCAAGACTAAAGGAAATTTTAGACCCTAGAAAACAAGGTTATGCCACTGCTATCAATACAATCAATTATTTAGCAACTCACGATCGCCAGCATGTATTGCGAGAATTAGGCGATCGCGGTATTTTTGACAAAGATGCATTCACTCGAGCTCAACTTGCAGCCGTCCTTCTGATGACAGCGATGGGTATCCCGATGCTATGGATGGGGGAAGAGTTTGGTGAATCTCAAGCCAAAAGTGAAAACGTCACCCAGCCAAAGCCAATTTCTTGGTCTTTGTTAGCAAACGCCGAGAATCATGATTTATTTGAGTATTATCAAAAACTCATT
Above is a window of Nostoc sp. UHCC 0702 DNA encoding:
- a CDS encoding acetate--CoA ligase family protein, producing MVQERSASLARINARRSDVFDIFNFKHYVGPNPYLETGALVFDFAVIEYREPLPIEDYLSIISDRYPHLSEQTYESYAHLFAQVLREVGKLDMGLHLNRFSLKLDTRYARIGIQSLHERTTREVLYFVWDWFEAITQDQDFFFDEELVKLQNRFRQSVYGGPTVYALLRTAYQKGIPSFYLWEEGLMQYGLGRKQIRGVATTFNCDSHLDSDFTTRKDDCKAFLNTLGFPVPKGEIVVSENEALAVAREIGYPVAVKPVVGHKGIGVTADVQDSKELESAYSRAFAAIPEDQPTRIIVEKSIKGKDFRLLCVNGRFVAATERRPASIVGDGYLTIGELIRKENRKPERLDSPTSPMSKIQVDEAMELYLDEQRLSLDSVIEKGRTVYLRKVANLSAGGMSINATHTVHDDNIILAQDVAQHFQLTCLGIDVIAEDLSESWKSSNFAILEINAAPGILMHLNPSVGESVDVPTHILETFFQSSADARIPIITFNKISVQELQETIDHILLQHPEWTVGAICRDAIFVNRSKKVLRPEYNTNVQTLLRNPKLDLLITEYHDDILETEGMFYQGSNMVVLDNPTEIEMTLVRDVLDGSTLVIRKENDISIRRKGLIEDYTLGEDEPFTRVYLKEIGTIS
- a CDS encoding cyanophycinase, with amino-acid sequence MAEGQTKRQLVIIGGAEDKDGDSQILREFVRRAGGTKANIVILTAATELPREVGENYIRVFERLGAENVRIIDTESREDASSSTALEAIAKATGVFFTGGDQARITSILKDTEIDTAIHQRFAEGAVIAGTSAGAAVMPDKMIVEGDSETNPRIEIVEMGPGMGFLPGVVIDQHFSQRGRLGRLISALILEPVVLGFGIDENTAMVVTDDQIEIIGQGCVTVVDESEANYNNSREILKDEPLAIFGAKLHILPHGYRFNLKTRQPILTDGSVVEESVPVASAIN
- a CDS encoding DUF3459 domain-containing protein codes for the protein MAVSIEFKLFAPRNQKSSLIGSFSDWQPIPMQKGEDGYFRTEVKLEDGVYQYKFRIQTKSPNFAPNEWIDVIDPYATDVNEKGKHGIVRIKDGERIIDTYVWQHDDKPLPNNHELVIYELHVADFTANAEVPDKKCTYIGVIEKLDYLCELGINAIELMPVNEYPGNYNWGYKVRHFFATESSYGSTEDLKRLIDECHSRGIRVLMDGIYNHTDEECPLMLIDRNYWYYEHMHYPEDPGNYWGPEFNYNNYDEKLDVKPAWKYVGDVVKFWIQEYHIDGIRFDAVRQLANFEFLDWLAKQAQKHAGNKPFYTIAEHIPDTNTVVKPEGPLDGCWHESFRYFVIPHITGEQFELARLKEILDPRKQGYATAINTINYLATHDRQHVLRELGDRGIFDKDAFTRAQLAAVLLMTAMGIPMLWMGEEFGESQAKSENVTQPKPISWSLLANAENHDLFEYYQKLIALRRQTPALQSGNIEFIHENADAKVLAFHRCYEWGSSVVVVANFSDQNLNQYQIPDFPKAEHWRDWFTNSEVEVGEDGIITDLPAHTAKIFVSQ